The following are from one region of the Ornithorhynchus anatinus isolate Pmale09 chromosome 20, mOrnAna1.pri.v4, whole genome shotgun sequence genome:
- the CCDC82 gene encoding coiled-coil domain-containing protein 82 isoform X1, whose product MKMEHIRAYETRRNSKIQEPAVKSRVDWRRTKRNSISQLLDSDEELDNDEEVTSDKELLSVEPLDSEDEPDGDEEPELTTEAVNEKENKDDGVMENGSPLPPREGKDDNIAKSDISVDTEKVPLQDVLGQPDTQTEEDVEDEHIILGKRKMSSSVIYDTDDSDSGSSEILVRKLFAKRRIIDDDECPEVDPNRPTSETDPASRKWEKLEKLKELSKQRSHRRASGGCLEEYKEESCHSPFVTIGNSDSEEEDEDENSLDDFIVEDEVADAEEVNELRKTLTSSESPFLKHHIPHLSFNDHFVHFQRVVKAFLINTLDNTFLSTLYDGTRQKRYAQDMLTSLHYLDDRFVQPRLENLITRSRWKAQYKERVECYPVVRVTLTSPKDATCQACGLHRYCKFAVNLSGKLYNSRTLETDDFMLHDTQVLKVGCVCAERTKIYHRLKHFKYNLYQECCSISKTDQIEDEQVKETVERIFSQSVENGWIQERSCLPCTSHSAVYPDIDVLTPSPHCHLITRVSASLGIRIGAVPNQGIGEIPATSRLS is encoded by the exons ATGAAGATGGAACACATTAGGGCATATGAAACAAGGAGGAATTCCAAGATTCAAGAGCCCGCTGTAAAATCTCGAGTTGACTGGAGGCGGACGAAGAGAAATAGCATCTCACAGCTACTTGATAGTGATGAAGAACTCGATAACGATGAAGAAGTCACAAGTGATAAAGAACTTTTAAGCGTCGAACCACTTGATAGCGAAGATGAACCCGACGGGGATGAAGAGCCGGAGTTGACGACTGAGGCCGTCaatgagaaagaaaacaaagatgACGGTGTAATGGAGAATggcagccccctgcctcccagagAAGGTAAAGATGACAATATAGCCAAGAGCGATATCTCAGTGGATACCGAAAAAGTTCCATTGCAAGATGTTCTCGGCCAGCCCGACACCCAGACGGAGGAGGACGTTGAAGATGAGCACATCATCCTAGGGAAGCGAAAAATGTCATCCTCGGTGATCTATGACACTGACGATAGTGACAGTGGCAGCAGTGAGATCTTAGTAAGAAAGCTATTTGCCAAACGACGCATAATAGATGATGACGAATGCCCAGAGGTTGATCCAAATCGTCCTACCTCAGAAACAGACCCGGCCTCTCGGAAATGGGAAAAGCTAGAGAAGCTGAAAGAGCTCTCAAAGCAACGATCTCACCGAAGAGCCAGTGGTGGATGTTTGGAG GAATATAAGGAAGAATCCTGCCACTCGCCCTTTGTAACAATAGGAAACAGTGActcagaggaggaggatgaagatgaaaATAGTTTGGatgattttatagttgaagacGAAGTAGCTGATGCTGAGGAGGTAAACGAGCTCCGGAAAACATTGACTTCATCAGAGTCTCCATTTCTGAAACATCATATTCCACATT TGTCCTTCAATGATCATTTCGTCCATTTCCAAAGAGTGGTGAAGGCTTTCCTCATCAACACTTTGGATaacacttttctgagcactttaTATG ATGGAACAAGGCAAAAAAGGTACGCACAAGATATGTTAACATCTCTTCATTATTTGGATGACCGGTTTGTTCAACCTCGTCTGGAAAACTTAATTACCAGGAGTCgctggaaagcacaatataag GAGCGGGTGGAGTGTTACCCTGTGGTGAGGGTCACTTTGACGAGTCCCAAGGATGCAACCTGTCAAGCCTGTGGACTCCATCGATACTGTAAATTTGCAGTGAATTTATCCGGAAAGCTCTATAACAGCAGAACCTTGGAAACGGATGACTTCATGTTGCATGACACCCAG GTTTTGAAGGTTGGCTGTGTGTGTGCAGAACGGACAAAGATTTACCACCGACTGAAGCATTTTAAGTACAATTTATACCAGGAATGTTGCTCCATTTCCAAAACTGACCAAATCGAGGATGAGCAGGTCAAAGAGACGGTGGAAAGAATTTTCAGTCAGTCCGTCGAAAACGGCTGGATTCAGGAG cgGTCTTGTCTACCATGTACATCTCACTCTGCTGTGTACCCAGACATTGACGTACTCACTCCTTCACCCCATTGTCATCTCATAACAAGGGTCTCGGCTTCCCTTGGCATTAGGATCGGTGCAGTGCCAAACCAGGGAATTGGag AAATACCAGCTACTTCAAGGCTATCTTGA
- the CCDC82 gene encoding coiled-coil domain-containing protein 82 isoform X2 — protein sequence MKMEHIRAYETRRNSKIQEPAVKSRVDWRRTKRNSISQLLDSDEELDNDEEVTSDKELLSVEPLDSEDEPDGDEEPELTTEAVNEKENKDDGVMENGSPLPPREGKDDNIAKSDISVDTEKVPLQDVLGQPDTQTEEDVEDEHIILGKRKMSSSVIYDTDDSDSGSSEILVRKLFAKRRIIDDDECPEVDPNRPTSETDPASRKWEKLEKLKELSKQRSHRRASGGCLEEYKEESCHSPFVTIGNSDSEEEDEDENSLDDFIVEDEVADAEEVNELRKTLTSSESPFLKHHIPHLSFNDHFVHFQRVVKAFLINTLDNTFLSTLYDGTRQKRYAQDMLTSLHYLDDRFVQPRLENLITRSRWKAQYKERVECYPVVRVTLTSPKDATCQACGLHRYCKFAVNLSGKLYNSRTLETDDFMLHDTQVLKVGCVCAERTKIYHRLKHFKYNLYQECCSISKTDQIEDEQVKETVERIFSQSVENGWIQEKYQLLQGYLDDADFFQDEKIK from the exons ATGAAGATGGAACACATTAGGGCATATGAAACAAGGAGGAATTCCAAGATTCAAGAGCCCGCTGTAAAATCTCGAGTTGACTGGAGGCGGACGAAGAGAAATAGCATCTCACAGCTACTTGATAGTGATGAAGAACTCGATAACGATGAAGAAGTCACAAGTGATAAAGAACTTTTAAGCGTCGAACCACTTGATAGCGAAGATGAACCCGACGGGGATGAAGAGCCGGAGTTGACGACTGAGGCCGTCaatgagaaagaaaacaaagatgACGGTGTAATGGAGAATggcagccccctgcctcccagagAAGGTAAAGATGACAATATAGCCAAGAGCGATATCTCAGTGGATACCGAAAAAGTTCCATTGCAAGATGTTCTCGGCCAGCCCGACACCCAGACGGAGGAGGACGTTGAAGATGAGCACATCATCCTAGGGAAGCGAAAAATGTCATCCTCGGTGATCTATGACACTGACGATAGTGACAGTGGCAGCAGTGAGATCTTAGTAAGAAAGCTATTTGCCAAACGACGCATAATAGATGATGACGAATGCCCAGAGGTTGATCCAAATCGTCCTACCTCAGAAACAGACCCGGCCTCTCGGAAATGGGAAAAGCTAGAGAAGCTGAAAGAGCTCTCAAAGCAACGATCTCACCGAAGAGCCAGTGGTGGATGTTTGGAG GAATATAAGGAAGAATCCTGCCACTCGCCCTTTGTAACAATAGGAAACAGTGActcagaggaggaggatgaagatgaaaATAGTTTGGatgattttatagttgaagacGAAGTAGCTGATGCTGAGGAGGTAAACGAGCTCCGGAAAACATTGACTTCATCAGAGTCTCCATTTCTGAAACATCATATTCCACATT TGTCCTTCAATGATCATTTCGTCCATTTCCAAAGAGTGGTGAAGGCTTTCCTCATCAACACTTTGGATaacacttttctgagcactttaTATG ATGGAACAAGGCAAAAAAGGTACGCACAAGATATGTTAACATCTCTTCATTATTTGGATGACCGGTTTGTTCAACCTCGTCTGGAAAACTTAATTACCAGGAGTCgctggaaagcacaatataag GAGCGGGTGGAGTGTTACCCTGTGGTGAGGGTCACTTTGACGAGTCCCAAGGATGCAACCTGTCAAGCCTGTGGACTCCATCGATACTGTAAATTTGCAGTGAATTTATCCGGAAAGCTCTATAACAGCAGAACCTTGGAAACGGATGACTTCATGTTGCATGACACCCAG GTTTTGAAGGTTGGCTGTGTGTGTGCAGAACGGACAAAGATTTACCACCGACTGAAGCATTTTAAGTACAATTTATACCAGGAATGTTGCTCCATTTCCAAAACTGACCAAATCGAGGATGAGCAGGTCAAAGAGACGGTGGAAAGAATTTTCAGTCAGTCCGTCGAAAACGGCTGGATTCAGGAG AAATACCAGCTACTTCAAGGCTATCTTGATGATGCCGATTTCTTTCAAGATGAGAAGATTAAGTGA